TAATGCAGTTTCAAGATAAAAGCTATCTTCCGATTATTAATTTCCCAACAGGAAGCAGTACTCAAGTTGCGGAAATTAGGGATAAGTTTCTAAGCGCATTAAATAATTTAATTGCAAAACAATGTGGCTTATCCGGCTCAATTAAAACTGCAGTCATGTATTTGATTGATGAAGCCGTAAACAATATATTGCACCATGCTAATGATGACAAAGGGTATCTTTTAGCGCAGTTTTATCGTTCAAAAGGGTATATTGATATTGCAATTGGAGATATTGGAAGAACTCTATTGGAATCTTATCAAAATTTCGATAAGTATAAAAATGAAGTTACAAGCCACTTGCTTGCTATGGAAGCAGCCCTTGCAGGTAAGTCCACAAAGAGTAATAATGTAGATCGTGGCTATGGTATAAGTACTTCAAAGAAAATGTTGGTTGATGGAATAAACGGAAAGTATTTTTTATTTTCAGGTAATGTATTTACAATTCATACTTCAGAAACTGAAAATATAGTAGAATTGCCAGATCAAACTTTTTGGCAAGGCGTGCTTTTATTAATGCGAATACCAACTGTTGCTAGTTCAATATTCAATTATGTTGACTATTTAGAATAGAAATGGTTTTTTGGCCAGTTTTAGTTATCTTTGTAACCCTTAGAAAAAAGAGAAGATGTTATGATAGTTGCAGAAATTAGATTAACGGATCTTTTACCGAACACCTTAGATACTAGAGAAGGAGCCAGTAAATTGGTTCATGTAATTAAGGAAGAACTAAAAGATAATAACAAAATTGAATTAGATTTCTCTGATGTAGTTTTTATGTCTCGATCTTTTGCTGATCAATTTCATAAAGAAATTAATACAGGTGATAATAAATTTGATATTGTGTTTAAGAACATAGATTATAGTATTACCGAAATGCTGGCAATTGTTTCTAAGACACAAACACACAGGAAACCTATTAATAAATCATATCAAGTGCTATCATTCAATGAATTGAGTAAAATGAGTGATTTTATTTATGCCTGGTAAAAACTTATAAGAAAACTGCTCCCTAGAGCAGCTTTTTTTCTAAAAATTAGATATGCGTTTGCGGCCTGAAATACTCGTGTTCCTTGATGAATGGGCTGTATTTCACCCTTTCAGCCTTAGCCTACAAGTATAAGTCACCAACATTGTTATAGAATTATATTTTTTTCTTCGTGCTCAGGGCAACAACCGTTGGTTCTTAATGAAATAAATCAGTTTTATTTACAGGATTGATAATCACCAATAAAAGCCCGATCTTTATATTACTTTGAGACAGCCTTATTGATGGCTGAGCTCGTTCAAACGCTTGTGGTAATATGCCTCAAGCGTTTGCCTTTTTCTGGCTTCCCAGCGTTGCAGGTCCACTTCCCTGTATTCTACCTGATCTTTTAAGATAAAATAGACGGCTTTAATGATTTTATGCGCAATGGCCACAATTGCTTTTTTCGGCCCCCTTCGGACAACCAGCGCATGATACTTGCGTTGATAAAAAGTGTTTTTGGTATGCACAGCTGACCAAGCAGCCTCCACCAATGTGGTTTTTAAGAGCTTGTTGCCTTTTACGGTACGCTCACTTTTCTTTTTGCCGGCGCTTTCATTGTTGCCCGGACAAACCCCGGCCCAGGAGGCCAGGTGATGCTCATCGGGAAACGTCTGCACATTCGGTCCGATTTCTCCCAAAAGGTTCATGGCGATGGCCTCGCTTATCCCCGGAACCGTTTTTAACCGGTTCACTACTGCCCGATGTGTTTGTTTGTACAGGTCGATTCGGGTTTGGATGACTTCAATTTGCCCGTCGACGTCTTTGATTGCACTTTTAATAGCGCACAACATAAACCGATGATGGTCAGTCAAGCGTCCCGATAGGGCTTTGAGTAGTTCTGTTTTTTTGTTTTTAAGCATTCCTTTGGCTAGTTGGTATAATTGTTCGGGGTCGGTAAGGCCTTGAATAATGGCCTCTATCATCGCCGCGGCACTTACCCCCGTACATTGCTGACCACACTGGCCAGCTTGATGTTGCCATCCTGCAAAACTTTATGAAGCCGGTTCACATGCTCTACGCGTTGATTAATGAGCTTTTTCTTGTAGCGCACCAATTCTCGGAGTTCGCGAATAGATTGCTGGGGGATAAAACTGGGTTTTAGTAAGCCACTGGCCAGCAGTTTGGCAATCCAGGCACTATCCTTCTTGTCGGTTTTATGCCCAGGGACATTTTTAACATGCCGGGCATTGACCAGGATGACCCTGAAATGGGTGTCCAGAATCGTAAAAATCGGTTTTCAGTAAATCCCGGTACTCTCCATGGCCACATCGGTAACGCCTAAGGATTCAAGCCAGTAACAAAGGGATTCTAAATCCGGCGTGAAGGTGAGAAACGTACGGGTGCATTCTGTAATACCGGTACCTCTTACGGTTGCTACAACCGTTTTTTGATGAACGTCTAAACCACAGCAACGTTCGATTTGAAGAGGAAATTCAACAACTTGTTCCATGAGAAGTGTTTTAGGTAGTAACAATTTTCATGGCCGTTGGTGAATTCCCAATTCATGTATGTTTTATTTATAGTGACTACTAATTCCTTTTAAACTTTTCAAAGAGCATGTCCCAACGGGATCGGCCAAATTAAAAGCTGTTTGAATTAATGAAATATTGTACCCAATTGCAACCCCTTCATTTTTAATATTAATTGAACTTTCTGATACAGTTGCATATTCCGAGCAGATATTCATAACTTCTTCCATAGCTGGTTGATTGAAAAGTGTTTCTCCAGCTTTTGCCCCAGAAAATCTACAGGCATAGACAACCGGCACGCCTACAACAGTAGGTTCACTTTGGGTGTTGACGAGAGTAACATTTCCGTAATCAATACCAATTACCATTAAATGATTCAACCTCAGGAGAAAAGTATTGAGGCAACATAGTAGGAACCTAATTTTCAACATTGTTGTTCCAAAAGATCCGAAGTTTTTGCCATCTAGGAAAATTTCAAATTCGATAACCTCGACACCATCCTTAGGAGTTATGAAAGCTTGATAGCTATATAGCTATTTTACAATATTTATTATTCGTTTATTTTGTAGGCTTACTTTCCGATACAAAATCTTGTAAAAATTGAATCCAGCAAGTCTTCATTTGATATATCGCCAGTTATTTCACCTAAATGATGTAATGCTCGCTTAATTTCAAAGGCCAATAATTCACCTCCAAATGGCTGATCCATCAAGTGCAGGGTGTCATCTAATGCTTCATTAGTTTTTTGCAGGGCCTCCAGGTGACGAACATTTGAAATCATCGTTTCATCATTATTCAACTGATCTACATGTGCTTTGTGCAATAAGGTTTCAGTGAATTGATCTAGGTGCACTTTATCTCTGGCTGAAATAAATAAAACTCCATTAAGTTCTTTGTAACGTTTTTTCCATTCCTGCTCGTTACCTTTATCCAATTTATTGGCTACCAACAATATTGATTCAGCTGAAGTATGTTTGGATAATTCCAGAACAATTTCGCCCAACTCTTTAGCATCGGTTTCTTCCGGATCAAACAAATAAATTACTACGGCAGATTGACGAATTTTTTCGTATGCTTTTTCAACCCCAATGGCTTCAATCTTGTCTGAAGTTTCCCGAATACCGGCAGTATCAATAAAACGGAAATTGATGCCACCAATATTGATTTCATCTTCAATAGTATCACGCGTTGTACCGGCAATTTCAGAAACAATAGCTCTTTCCTCGTTCAACAACGCATTCAATAAAGTTGATTTTCCTACATTCGGTTTACCCGAAATTACTACCGGAATGCCATTTTTTATGGCATTTCCTAAGTCAAAAGAAGAAATAAGTTTACGTATTACACTCTGAATGCTGTTAATCAAAGCTTTTAGCTGAGGGCGGTTGGCGAATTCTACATCTTCCTCTGAAAAATCGAGTTCGAGTTCTATTAACGCTGCAAAGTCAATCAGCTGCTGACGCAAAACTTTCAGTTCATTTGAAAAACCGCCTCGTAGCTGACGTAAGGCCATATTGTGCGATGCCTCAGTGCGGCTGGCAATTAAATCGGCAACAGCTTCGGCCTGAGATAAATCTAGCTGACCGTTTAAAAAAGCGCGTAATGTAAACTCACCAGGCTTTGCTGTACGAGCCCCATTTTTTATAAACAGGTTGATTAGCTTTTGGATAATGTATGGCGAAGCGTGACAAGAAACCTCAACAGAATTCTCGCGGGTATAAGAATGGGGTGCTACAAACACAGTTGCCAAAACCTCGTCAACAATTACATCATTTTCACGAATGGTTCCAAAATGAACCGTATGAGAGGTTTGTTTCTCCAAGTTTTTTCCAAAGAAAACCTTATTACAAATTTTAATTGCATCAGGGCCTGAAAGTCGGATAACAGCTATAGCTCCGGTTCCTGATGGTGTGGCTAATGCAACTATGGTATCTTCAGCAAAAGGAGTGGTTTGTAACATGCGTTTTGATTTGTGGCAAAGATAAGAGATTGAACAGTGCAGCTTTAAAGTTTTTTGGCTTTTTCGGCACGCAACATCTCCCCAAATGTAAGGTTATAAATCATTGCATTTACTGTTAGCGCAATGCGTTTAATACGCGTAGGCTCAGTTTTAGCACTGTTAACCCAATTAATAAAATAGTTTTGATTTGATTTGTTTAAACTTTCAAATTGAACTATAGCTTCAGGCTCGTCGCAAAGGCAGGTATATAAATCTTCAGGTATTTCTATTTTAAAATCAACGTCTTCCTCTAACTCAACGTGGAGCATTGAACCTTCACTTTTGCCTAATTTTTTACGCAATTGTGCATTCAAACTTAGAATAAAATTACCCGAACCGACAGGCAACAAGGCCATTCCATAAACCGGAGTAGAATCCAATCGTCCCCTAACTCTCATTTCCTTTTTGTTACCCGGTTTAATTTCATTAGCAACGTCTGCGGGAACATCAATATAAGTCCAGCCTGTTTTTTCACCCTTCTGTTTATATTTAAAAACGACTGCTTCAAAGGCCACCATGTTGTAAAGGTTATGTTTAGACGTATACTCTAAAATCGTAAATCCGAAGTCTTATTAATTAAAATTTCTCTTCAATTCCCAAACCAAATAAGGCGAAATCATACTTCACCGGATCATTAGGATCCAGCAATCTTAGGTTTTCACTAAGTTCGAGTGTTGTTTGCCAATCAACTTGTTTACGTGTAATTAAACCAAGTTTACGTGCAACCCGTTCAACATGTAAGTCAAGAGGACAAAGCAAATTTTTCATCTCAATATTATCCCAAATACCAAAATCTACTCCTTTATCATCCTTTCTGGCCATCCACCTTAAAAACATATTTAATCGTTTACAAGTAGATTTGTTATTCGGACTGGTAACATGTTTTCGGGTACGATGCGGATAGTCGGGCAGGGAGAAGAAATAAGTTTGAAAATGATTCAAACTATCTTCAACTGTCAATCCATCAGGTTTGTTTTGAGGGATAAATGCATGTTCTAAGCTGTTATGGTTATTATAGTGCTGCCTGAAAAATTCAATAAAATAAAGCGTATCGGTAGCATTGAAGGTGCGATGTTTAAAATGCAGAAATCGCTTTAAATCCTTTTCATCACATTGAGTAATAAACTGGTGGGGGACACCATCCATCAGTTCAATTAGTTCTTTACACTTTTTAATAATAGTAACCCGTTGCCCCCAAGCTAAAATGGAAGCCCAAAAACCCATTATTTCTATATCCTGTTTTTGGGAAAATAAATGCGGAATACAAATAGGGTCATTTTTTATAAATCCGGGCTGATTGTATTGCGCTACTTTTGAATCGAGAAAAGGCTTTAAATCTAAAATCCTGGGCATTTTGAGGAATAAAAAATTGAGGGTTAAAATTACGTACTTCTAACCCTCAACTCAACATCTTAGCTATTATTTATTAAAATCCTAAATTTCCTAATCCGGGAATATTAGGCATTATCGACTTCATTTCTGCGGCCATAAGCTGTTCGGCCTGTTCAAGTGCTCTGTTTACAGCAACTGTTATCAACTCTTCCACTTCTTCACGATCACGCACATTAAATACGCTTGGATTGATTTTGATATCCATTACCTTACGATTGCCGTTACAAGTAACCACAACAGCTCCATTTTCCACTTCTCCGGTAACAGTAATAGTTTCTAACCTGTTTTTAATTTCCTCTGCTTTTTTCTTGGCCTCAAATAAATTTCCTAACATGTTAAATTGATTTTAGAACAAAGATACAAGATTACAAGCGTTGAACACTTAAACTAATGAAAGTGCTTTATCTAGATCCGCTATTAAATCTCCCACATCTTCAACACCCACACTTAAACGAATAAGCGTATCTGTAACTCCACTCTTTAATCGTTCTTCCTTAGGAATAGAAGCATGTGTCATAGAAGCCGGATGACCGATTAATGATTCAACACCACCCAATGATTCTGCTAACGAAAATAGGTGAGTACCACTTAACACTTTCATTGCATCTTCTAAATGATCCCCTTTTAAAGAGAATGACATCATTCCGCCGAAATCAAGCATTTGTTGTTTTGCAATTTGATGATTAGGATGATCTTCAAACCCTGGCCAATAAACTTTATCGACCTTAGCGTGATTACGTAGAAAATGAGCTATCGCTTTACCATTTTCGCTATGGCGCTGCATACGAAGATGAAGGGTTTTTATACCTCGCAAAACCAAAAAGCAATCCTGCGGCCCGGGAGTTGCTCCACATGCATTCTGAATAAAGGCAATGCGTTGTGCCAACTCATCATCATTTACCACCAAGGCGCCCATTACAACATCAGAGTGCCCAGACATATATTTGGTTAAAGAATGCATCACCAAATCTGCACCCAAATCCATTGGATTTTGTAGATAAGCCGAAGCAAATGTATTATCAACCCCTAACAAGATATTATGCTTTTTAGCAATAGCAGCACAAGCTTTAATATCTATAATTTTTAAAGTAGGGTTGGTCGGTGTTTCAATCCAAATAAGTTTAGTATTCGATGTAATATAGTTTTCAATATTGGCGGCATCTTCCATGCCGATAAAATGAAACTTTAACCCATAATTCTGGTAAACCTTCGTAAAAATACGATAGGTTCCGCCATATAAATCATTGGTACAAATTATCTCATCACCAGGATTGAACAACTTCATTACTGTATCTATTGCCCCCATACCGGTACTAAAACAGAAACCATGTTTAGCGTTTTCAAGAGCTGCTATATTATCCTGTAATTGAGCACGTGTAGGGTTTTGTGTACGTGCATACTCATATCCTTTGTGTTTTCCAGGAGCTTCTTGTACATAAGTAGAAGTTTGAAAAACCGGTGTCATGATGGCTCCGGTTGATGGATCAGGAAAAACACCTGCATGAATGGCTTTAGTACCGAATTTCATATCAATAAAGTTAAGATTAATTAATTACGTATTAAGGTAAATAAAAATGTGGCAATAAATTTGAGTAATCCGTTTCATTAAATTAGAAATGAATTTCATCTAATTACCACGCAAAAGAAAGAAAAACATTTCAAATTAAATTCAACTTTAACGTTCAGGGAGATTTATTGTTAAAACCGTTAAAGCCATTGAATTATAATGATGATCAATCTTAACCTACTTATAGTAAAGAGTCCAAGTAAACCTTGGGCTCTTTCATTTATAAAAAAATTTATTTACTATTATTCAACTATTTAAACTCTTATATTCACAATAATTAAAAAAACGAAACGTATTTTTTTATCCATCGTTAAACTATTCAGAATACTTTGAGTCTGAACAAGTAAACTAACCAACTGTTAATAATTATGAAACTTATCTCCACTAAATCATTGATCCTTGCAAGTGCACTTGCCTTAACATTTACCGCATGTAAAAAAGATGAAAATCCTGATCCTCAATCAAGCGAAGTCAGCGCTGTTGACAATCAGGCTGCAGATGATTTATCAACTGATGTTTTCGACCAGTTTAACATGACTATTCAGGAAAAAAACTATACTACAAGCAGTGCTTTTTCCAAATCGGTTGAAGAAACAACTCCAAATTTAACTACTCGTAAAACAAGCGGAATTGTAACAATAGTACCAACTCCTGGAACAATTTTTCCTGTAAAAATTACCATTGACTTTGGTACAGGTACTCCAGATCCGAATAACGCAAATATTATACGCAAAGGAAAAATTGTAGGTACCTTAACTAATTACTGGATGGTTAAAGATGCTGAGTTACGCGTCGAAATGGTAGATTACTATGTTAACGGAGTACAAGTGACCGGCACCAAAACATTTACCAGCAACGGGTTTAATCAGACAACCAATTGTTTTTCTTACAAAGTTAAAGTTGACAGAGCTCGTATTTCAGAGGATGGCAAAACCTTTACCTGGAGTGCAGAAAGAACTGTTTCTTACTTTACAAGTGGAACTCCTTTAGACCTTAGAGATGATTACATTACTTTGACCGGTTCAACTTCAGGAATTAACAGAAGAGGAGTGGAGTTTACAACCACCATTACTACTGAACTTAAGAAACCTGTTATTTCTCGTTGGATTGTTTCAGGTGTTATCGAACACAAATCAAGCAAATTACCAACTATTACTTTAGACTATGGTAATGGTACCATCGATAACAAAGCTACACTAACCGTAAACGGAAAAACTACTGAAATCACTTTACGTAAGTAGTCAGTAAAAATATAAAGAGAAACTCCCGGTCAAATTAATAATTGACCGGGAGTTTTTATTTTTAAGTAATATTAAGCTACTTTTTTGATAGACTAAGCAATAAAAACAGTCTTAATATTAACAAATTCATGAATGCCAAATAAACTTAGTTCTCTTCCGAAACCTGATTCTTTAATGCCTCCAAAAGGCAATCGAGGATCAGACTTAACCAATGCATTTACAAAACATGAACCTGCCTGAAGCCTTGTTTCTGCTATAGATTCACCCCTGGCAACATCTTTGGTAAATACCGCACTGCCTAAACCAAAAGAGGTATCATTCGCAACCCGAATAGCATCCTCCTCATTTTCAACCGAAAACAATAATGCTACGGGACCGAAAAACTCTTCTTTATAGGCAAAATTATCCGGTTTTATATTAGTTAAAATAGTAGGAGGGTAGAACGCCCCCGGGATTTGAGGAATATAGCCGCCGAGCAAACATTCAGCACCATCAGCAATACTCTTCTGAACCTGATCATGCAATTGATCTCTTAAATCAATCCTAGCCAAGGGACCTATTGCTATTTCTTTTTGCAATGGATCTCCAAAACTTTTGGCTGCCATTAAGTTTATAAACTTTGCTGTAAATTCTTCTGCAACTTCTTTCACAACTATAAACCGTTTTGCAGCAATACAGCTTTGTCCACTATTTATTAAACGGCTGTTTACACATATTTCAACCGCTTTATCAATATCTGCATCATCCAAAATTATATAAGCGTCGCTACCGCCCAGCTCTAAAACAGTTTTTTTAATTAGGCTGCCTGCTTTAGCTGCTACCTTTTTACCTGCTTCCGTACTACCTGTTAAAGTAACCGCTTTTATTTTAGGATGTTCAATAACATGGTCAACTTCCTTTGCGCCAATAAGGAGGGTATGAAATAGTCCTTGAGGGAATCCAGCCTCATTCATTATTGATTCGATGGCCAAAGCACAGCCGGGCACGTTAGAAGCATGCTTTAAAACAGCGGCATTGCCTGCCATTAAGGCTGGACATAAAAACCGAAACACTTGCCAAAAAGGAAAGTTCCAGGGCATTATGGCCAGTATTACACCCAAAGGCTGAAAACTCACAAAACTTTTTTGAGCTTCAGTTTCTATTAATTGTTTTTTGAGATAATCAGCTGCATGCTGAGCATAATATTCACTACAAAAAGCGCATTTTTCTATTTCAGCCAACCCTTGATTATAGGGTTTGCCCATTTCTAAGGCCATGAGTTCTGCCAACTCATCTTTACGACTTCGCAAAACATCAGCTAATTTTAAAAGCAATGCAGAGCGATGTTCAAATGAAGTTGTTTTCCATCTATTAAAGGCCTCATCTCCCGAGGTTATTTTTGTGGCAACTTCAACTGCTGTATGTGTGGTAAAGGTTTTTATGATTTCGCTGTTAAGCGGGTTTATTGATTGCATATTATTTAGAATTAAGCAGAGAATTTCAATAAGTATTTTCTAAAGCAGATAGTTGTATACTGGCATTAATATCATCGATCCACTTCACCCAAAACGAAATCCATTGATCCTAAAATGGCAATTAAATCTGCTATCATGCAGCCTTTGGATATTTCATTAACTACAGATAAGTTATTAAAACTTGGACCACGAGATTTTACCCTAAAAGGAATTTCTCGCTTGCCATCAGCTATGAAATAAAAGCCAAGCTCTCCTTTAGGATTTTCGGCCCTTACATAGAAATCCTGAGCTTTTGGAGTACACTTACGCGGAAGTTTAGCCCGAGGGTCGAACTCTTTATCCCTTTTAAGTTCTTTGGTTAATCTTTCCAAACATTGCTCAACAATTTTAACCGACTGCTCTATTTCATCAACCCTAACTTTATAACGATCCCAACAATCACCAACGGTACCCATTTCACCTTTTCCAACAGGAATATCAAATTCAATTTCAGGGTAAGCCGAGTATTCATCTATACGACGTAAATCATACTTTAAACCTGATGCACGCAACATAGGCCCTGAAACCCCATAATTTATGGCTACATCTAATGGCAACACCCCAACATTGGCGGTACGATCAATAAATATTTGATTGTGAGTTAATAGACCATTCAACTCACCCATTTTAGGTTTGAAATAGTTAATAAACTCTTTACAACGATCTTCAAAACCTACCGGCAAATCGTAAAATAAACCACCCACCCATATATAATTATACAACATTCTCGCGCCCGAAGCCCATTCGAGTAAATTCATAATGTGCTCACGATCACGAAAACACCACATAAAAGGTGTAAAAGCACCAATATCAATTCCGTAAGTTCCTATCGCAATAAGATGGGAGGCTATACGATTAAGCTCACAAACTAAAACACGTATATATTCAACCCGTTTTGGAATATCCTTATCTATGCCCAACATCCGTTCAACACCCATTACAAAACCATGGTTGTTATTCATTGATGCCAAATAATCCATACGATCTGTGTATGGAATAATTTGTGGATAGGTAAGCGACTCGCAATGCTTCTCAAAACAACGGTGAAGATATCCCAAATGTGGTATCACCTCTACTATTATCTCACCATCGGTAATGAGCTCTAAACGCAAAACACCATGTGTGGAAGGATGTTGTGGCCCCATGTTAAGGATCATCTCTTCCGACTTTAAATTATTGATGCGCTCGTGATATTTATTTAATGCTGTAGTCAAAACGAAGTTTTTAGACTGTAAAAACGATTAATAATCAATCTTAATACCCTTGTACTCGGCGGCGGTTTTATAATCTTTCCTTAAAGGATAACCTTCCCAGTCATCAGG
Above is a window of Solitalea lacus DNA encoding:
- a CDS encoding STAS-like domain-containing protein, encoding MIVAEIRLTDLLPNTLDTREGASKLVHVIKEELKDNNKIELDFSDVVFMSRSFADQFHKEINTGDNKFDIVFKNIDYSITEMLAIVSKTQTHRKPINKSYQVLSFNELSKMSDFIYAW
- a CDS encoding transposase, whose product is MIEAIIQGLTDPEQLYQLAKGMLKNKKTELLKALSGRLTDHHRFMLCAIKSAIKDVDGQIEVIQTRIDLYKQTHRAVVNRLKTVPGISEAIAMNLLGEIGPNVQTFPDEHHLASWAGVCPGNNESAGKKKSERTVKGNKLLKTTLVEAAWSAVHTKNTFYQRKYHALVVRRGPKKAIVAIAHKIIKAVYFILKDQVEYREVDLQRWEARKRQTLEAYYHKRLNELSHQ
- a CDS encoding IS110 family transposase — translated: MFTILDTHFRVILVNARHVKNVPGHKTDKKDSAWIAKLLASGLLKPSFIPQQSIRELRELVRYKKKLINQRVEHVNRLHKVLQDGNIKLASVVSNVRG
- the mnmE gene encoding tRNA uridine-5-carboxymethylaminomethyl(34) synthesis GTPase MnmE — encoded protein: MLQTTPFAEDTIVALATPSGTGAIAVIRLSGPDAIKICNKVFFGKNLEKQTSHTVHFGTIRENDVIVDEVLATVFVAPHSYTRENSVEVSCHASPYIIQKLINLFIKNGARTAKPGEFTLRAFLNGQLDLSQAEAVADLIASRTEASHNMALRQLRGGFSNELKVLRQQLIDFAALIELELDFSEEDVEFANRPQLKALINSIQSVIRKLISSFDLGNAIKNGIPVVISGKPNVGKSTLLNALLNEERAIVSEIAGTTRDTIEDEINIGGINFRFIDTAGIRETSDKIEAIGVEKAYEKIRQSAVVIYLFDPEETDAKELGEIVLELSKHTSAESILLVANKLDKGNEQEWKKRYKELNGVLFISARDKVHLDQFTETLLHKAHVDQLNNDETMISNVRHLEALQKTNEALDDTLHLMDQPFGGELLAFEIKRALHHLGEITGDISNEDLLDSIFTRFCIGK
- a CDS encoding YdeI/OmpD-associated family protein, with translation MVAFEAVVFKYKQKGEKTGWTYIDVPADVANEIKPGNKKEMRVRGRLDSTPVYGMALLPVGSGNFILSLNAQLRKKLGKSEGSMLHVELEEDVDFKIEIPEDLYTCLCDEPEAIVQFESLNKSNQNYFINWVNSAKTEPTRIKRIALTVNAMIYNLTFGEMLRAEKAKKL
- a CDS encoding TIGR02757 family protein, translating into MPRILDLKPFLDSKVAQYNQPGFIKNDPICIPHLFSQKQDIEIMGFWASILAWGQRVTIIKKCKELIELMDGVPHQFITQCDEKDLKRFLHFKHRTFNATDTLYFIEFFRQHYNNHNSLEHAFIPQNKPDGLTVEDSLNHFQTYFFSLPDYPHRTRKHVTSPNNKSTCKRLNMFLRWMARKDDKGVDFGIWDNIEMKNLLCPLDLHVERVARKLGLITRKQVDWQTTLELSENLRLLDPNDPVKYDFALFGLGIEEKF
- a CDS encoding YbaB/EbfC family nucleoid-associated protein; amino-acid sequence: MLGNLFEAKKKAEEIKNRLETITVTGEVENGAVVVTCNGNRKVMDIKINPSVFNVRDREEVEELITVAVNRALEQAEQLMAAEMKSIMPNIPGLGNLGF
- a CDS encoding trans-sulfuration enzyme family protein — its product is MKFGTKAIHAGVFPDPSTGAIMTPVFQTSTYVQEAPGKHKGYEYARTQNPTRAQLQDNIAALENAKHGFCFSTGMGAIDTVMKLFNPGDEIICTNDLYGGTYRIFTKVYQNYGLKFHFIGMEDAANIENYITSNTKLIWIETPTNPTLKIIDIKACAAIAKKHNILLGVDNTFASAYLQNPMDLGADLVMHSLTKYMSGHSDVVMGALVVNDDELAQRIAFIQNACGATPGPQDCFLVLRGIKTLHLRMQRHSENGKAIAHFLRNHAKVDKVYWPGFEDHPNHQIAKQQMLDFGGMMSFSLKGDHLEDAMKVLSGTHLFSLAESLGGVESLIGHPASMTHASIPKEERLKSGVTDTLIRLSVGVEDVGDLIADLDKALSLV
- a CDS encoding NAD-dependent succinate-semialdehyde dehydrogenase, with amino-acid sequence MQSINPLNSEIIKTFTTHTAVEVATKITSGDEAFNRWKTTSFEHRSALLLKLADVLRSRKDELAELMALEMGKPYNQGLAEIEKCAFCSEYYAQHAADYLKKQLIETEAQKSFVSFQPLGVILAIMPWNFPFWQVFRFLCPALMAGNAAVLKHASNVPGCALAIESIMNEAGFPQGLFHTLLIGAKEVDHVIEHPKIKAVTLTGSTEAGKKVAAKAGSLIKKTVLELGGSDAYIILDDADIDKAVEICVNSRLINSGQSCIAAKRFIVVKEVAEEFTAKFINLMAAKSFGDPLQKEIAIGPLARIDLRDQLHDQVQKSIADGAECLLGGYIPQIPGAFYPPTILTNIKPDNFAYKEEFFGPVALLFSVENEEDAIRVANDTSFGLGSAVFTKDVARGESIAETRLQAGSCFVNALVKSDPRLPFGGIKESGFGRELSLFGIHEFVNIKTVFIA
- a CDS encoding NADH-quinone oxidoreductase subunit D; translated protein: MILNMGPQHPSTHGVLRLELITDGEIIVEVIPHLGYLHRCFEKHCESLTYPQIIPYTDRMDYLASMNNNHGFVMGVERMLGIDKDIPKRVEYIRVLVCELNRIASHLIAIGTYGIDIGAFTPFMWCFRDREHIMNLLEWASGARMLYNYIWVGGLFYDLPVGFEDRCKEFINYFKPKMGELNGLLTHNQIFIDRTANVGVLPLDVAINYGVSGPMLRASGLKYDLRRIDEYSAYPEIEFDIPVGKGEMGTVGDCWDRYKVRVDEIEQSVKIVEQCLERLTKELKRDKEFDPRAKLPRKCTPKAQDFYVRAENPKGELGFYFIADGKREIPFRVKSRGPSFNNLSVVNEISKGCMIADLIAILGSMDFVLGEVDR